Proteins found in one Gigantopelta aegis isolate Gae_Host chromosome 12, Gae_host_genome, whole genome shotgun sequence genomic segment:
- the LOC121386360 gene encoding uncharacterized protein LOC121386360, producing the protein MFRTRLVKMDDVDSMTLLHTVIVVGVFIFLNVNFTEAGEEILLRASAQEVAWQTDLTLTCSIPLPPKHVKNVMVGFYIDHNKPQNICMFEKSQNGICHGDPVGIKAACICPIQDNSKWANYTVTIRNIEAHMTAFWCGAYAMNGRPSDMTKRSNVVEVKILCKLLFLFKNCTCIYTHTAPCIFTLTSVAHPESLCSIRPLFNCSIQDN; encoded by the exons ATGTTCCGCACTAGGCTCGTGAAGATGGACGACGTCGACA GTATGACCCTTTTGCATACCGTCATTGTAGTTGGTGTATTCATCTTTCTCAATGTGAATTTCACAGAAGCTGGAG aagAAATTCTTTTACGGGCAAGTGCACAAGAAGTAGCCTGGCAGACAGACCTGACCTTAACGTGCAGCATACCTCTTCCTccaaaacatgttaaaaacGTAATGGTTGGTTTTTATATAGACCACAACAAGCCTCAAAACATATGCATGTTTGAAAAATCTCAAAACGGCATATGTCACGGCGACCCTGTGGGTATAAAGGCTGCTTGCATTTGTCCAATCCAGGACAATTCTAAATGGGCGAACTATACTGTGACTATACGGAATATAGAAGCACATATGACGGCATTTTGGTGTGGAGCATATGCTATGAATGGAAGACCAAGTGATATGACAAAGCGCAGCAATGTTGTTGAGGTCAAAATCTTATGTAAGttattatttctatttaaaaattgtacatgcatatacacGCACACGGCTCCGTGTATTTTCACCCTAACATCAGTCGCACACCCAGAGTCTCTTTGTTCCATTCGCCCACTATTCAACTGTTCTATTCAAGACAattaa